In Pungitius pungitius chromosome 2, fPunPun2.1, whole genome shotgun sequence, a single window of DNA contains:
- the LOC134107158 gene encoding uncharacterized PE-PGRS family protein PE_PGRS20-like, whose amino-acid sequence MGAFWALIVAVLALWFTTGSGLPVGDTNEMRSNGPQRTMRDVSPNDPSIKKVLTLQQSHESVFLKKSKEVQLETNEVEVKESAVYLEVVEHAQNRGRKGILGDDGNAGNSTVGDDAGSSNGTLGDAGNSTVGDDGNAGSSNGTLGDDGNSTVGDDGKAGSSNGTLGGDGNSTLGDDGNSTVGDDGNAGSSNGTLGDDGNSTVGDDGNAGITNGTLGDDGNGTLGDAGNSNGTLGDAGNSNSTLGDAGNAVSNNSTLGDSTVGDEASSNGTLGDDGNSTVGDDGNAGITNGTLGDDGNSNGTLGDADNSTVGDEGNLGITNG is encoded by the exons atgggagcattttgggccttgattgttgctgtgctggctctctggtttaccacag gctctggtttgccggttggtgacacaaatgaaatgcgTAGCAATGGaccgcagaggacaatgagag AtgtgtctcctaatgacccCTCCATAAAGAAGGTCCTTACGCTTCAACAGTCCCATGAGTCTGTGTTCCTGAAGAAGTCGAAAGAAG TTCAACTGGAAACCAATGAAGTGGAAGTTAAGGAATCTGCAGTCTACCTGGAAGTTGTTGAACATGCGCAGAACAGAGGCCGCAAGGGCATattaggggacgacggcaacgcaggcaacagcacagtgggcgacgacgcaggcagcagcaacggcaccctaggggacgcaggcaacagcactgtgggcgacgacggcaacgcaggcagcagcaacggcaccctaggggacgacggcaacagcactgtgggcgacgacggcaaggcaggcagcagcaacggcaccctagggggcgacggcaacagcaccctaggggacgacggcaacagcactgtgggcgacgacggcaacgcaggcagcagcaatggcaccctaggggacgacggcaacagcactgtgggcgacgacggcaacgcaggaatcaccaacggcaccctaggggacgacggcaacggcaccctaggggacgcaggcaacagcaacggcaccctaggggacgcaggcaacagcaacagcaccctaggggacgcaggcaacgcagtcagcaataacagcaccctaggcgacagcacagtgggggacgaagcaagcagcaacggcaccctaggggacgacggcaacagcactgttggcgacgacggcaacgcaggcatcaCCAACGgaaccctaggggacgacggcaacagcaacggcaccctaggggacgcagacaacagcactgtgggcgacgagggCAACTTAGGCAtcaccaacg GATAA